In Clostridiales bacterium, the genomic stretch CGTTGACCGCGATCTGTTTAAGCGGTTCTTCGAGCGCCTTGCGGATGATGACTGCACCCGTCTTTTCGTCGCCTTCGAGCGTGGCGATGAGTTTATCGAGAGCGGGGATAGCCGAAAGCAACGCAACGCCGCCGCCGGGAACGATACCTTCCTCGACAGCCGCGCGGGTAGCGGCGAGCGCGTCCTCTATGCGCAGCTTTTTCTCCTTCATTTCTACTTCGGTAGCCGCGCCGACGTTGATGACCGCAACGCCGCCCGCGAGCTTGGCAAGCCGTTCTTGAAGCTTTTCGCGGTCGTAATCGCTGGTGGTGTTCTCCATCTGCGCTTTTATCGACTTAACGCGCGCGTCGATATCGGCTTTATTGCCTTTGCCCTCGACGATCGTGGTGTTATCCTTGTCGACCTTAACGGTCTTGGCTCTGCCGAGCATGGAAAGATCGGCGTCTTTAAGCTCGATACCGGTGTCGTTGGAAATAACGGTGCCGCCCGTAAGTACGGCGATATCGCGGAGCATTTCCTTGCGGCGGTCGCCGAAGCCGGGAGCCTTGACGGCTACGCAGTTGAACGTGCCGCGGAGCTTGTTGACCACGAGGGTAGCAAGCGGTTCGGACTCTATATCGTCGGCGATAATGAGCAGTTTAAGCCCCTGCGAAACGATCTTTTCGAGTATGGGAAGGATCTCTTGGATATTGGAGATCTTGTTCTCGGTGATGAGAATAACGGGATTGTCGAGCACAGCTTCCATTTTTTCGGTGTCGGTGCACATATAAGGGGAAGCGTAGCCGCGATCGAACTGCATGCCCTCGGTGAACGTGAGGTCGGTCGTCATGGTCTTGCTTTCCTCAACGGTGATAACGCCGTTGTTGCCGACCTTTTGCATAGCTTCGGAAATAAGCTCGCCGGTCTTTTCGTCGGAAGCGGAGATAGCAGCGACCTGCTTGATAGCGGTCTTGCCGTCGACCGTCTTGCTTATGGCTTTGAGCTGAGCAACGGCTTCCGCAGTCGCTTTCTCAATGCCTTTGCGTACGATCATGGGGTTTGCGCCCGCCGCAACGTTTTTAAGCCCTTCGCGGATAATGGCTTGGGCGAGTAGGCAAGCGGTAGTCGTGCCGTCACCGGCTACGTCGTTGGTCTTAACCGAAACTTCTTTAACGATCTGCGCGCCCATGTTCTCGAACGGATCTTCGAGCTCAACCTCTTTGGCGATGGTAACGCCGTCGTTGGTGATGAGCGGTGCGCCGTACTTTTTGTCGAGAACGACGTTACGACCTTTCGGTCCGAGCGTTATCTTGACGGTGTCCGCAAGGGTATTAACGCCTTTTTCGAGAGCTTTACGGGCCTCGTCGCCCGTCTTAATCTGTTTAGCCATGATAAAAACTCCTTTTCTTTATTATATATAGTGATTAAATCAGTCCTCGACTACGGCGAGAACGTCGCTTTGGCGCATAACGGTAAACGTTTTGCCGTCAACCTTAAACTCGCTGCCGGCGTACTTGGAATAAAGTACCTTGTCGCCGACTTTGACGACCATGGTTACGTCCTTGCCGTCGACAACCCCGCCGGGGCCGACTGCGGTAACGCGTGCGATCTGCGGTTTTTCCTGATCTTTGGCGAGCAGGACGA encodes the following:
- a CDS encoding co-chaperone GroES, producing MNIKPLFDRIVIEPLETEEKTKSGIVLLAKDQEKPQIARVTAVGPGGVVDGKDVTMVVKVGDKVLYSKYAGSEFKVDGKTFTVMRQSDVLAVVED
- the groL gene encoding chaperonin GroEL (60 kDa chaperone family; promotes refolding of misfolded polypeptides especially under stressful conditions; forms two stacked rings of heptamers to form a barrel-shaped 14mer; ends can be capped by GroES; misfolded proteins enter the barrel where they are refolded when GroES binds), whose translation is MAKQIKTGDEARKALEKGVNTLADTVKITLGPKGRNVVLDKKYGAPLITNDGVTIAKEVELEDPFENMGAQIVKEVSVKTNDVAGDGTTTACLLAQAIIREGLKNVAAGANPMIVRKGIEKATAEAVAQLKAISKTVDGKTAIKQVAAISASDEKTGELISEAMQKVGNNGVITVEESKTMTTDLTFTEGMQFDRGYASPYMCTDTEKMEAVLDNPVILITENKISNIQEILPILEKIVSQGLKLLIIADDIESEPLATLVVNKLRGTFNCVAVKAPGFGDRRKEMLRDIAVLTGGTVISNDTGIELKDADLSMLGRAKTVKVDKDNTTIVEGKGNKADIDARVKSIKAQMENTTSDYDREKLQERLAKLAGGVAVINVGAATEVEMKEKKLRIEDALAATRAAVEEGIVPGGGVALLSAIPALDKLIATLEGDEKTGAVIIRKALEEPLKQIAVNAGVDGAVVVNTVVKSGKGVNYGYDALNDEYCDVVKKGIIDPTKVTRSALQNAASIASTLLTTESAVCDIPTPPAPPAPAGDMGGMY